The DNA segment AATTTTTTCTACTAATGTTTTTGACATTTTTTATTGCTTTGTAAAGGACTCAGGCCTTTAAAACCTGAGTCCTTCTAATTTTATGATTAGGCAGTTTTAATAGATTTCATTGCAGTCATTGCCTTTCTTAATTCAGCACCTACAACTTCCACCTGATGTGAACGGATCACTTCATTTACGGAGATCAATGTTCTGTTATCTACAGCACCATCTTTACCTTCGTTGAAGTTTTTACCGATCAGGTCAGTATCAACTTTAGTCATGAAATCTGCCAGAAGTGGTTTACAAGCATGGTCAAATAAGTAACAACCATATTCTGCAGTATCAGAAATCACCCTGTTCATTTCAAATAATTTTTTACGGGCAATGGTGTTTGCAATTAGCGGAGTTTCGTGTAATGACTCGTAGTAAGCAGACTCTGGTTTAATTCCAGCCTCTACCATCGTTTCGAAAGCCAATTCCACACCTGCTCTTACAAAAGCGACCATTAACAATGCGTTGTCAAAATATTCCTGTTCGCCAATTTTAACATTGCCGGCAGGAGTTTTCTCAAAAGCAGTTTCGCCAGTTGCCGCACGCCATGCCAATAGGTTTTTATCACCAGCAGCCCAATCTTCCATCATTACACGGCTAAACTCACCGCTCATGATGTCATCCTGATGCTTTTGGAATAAAGGACGCATGATCGTTTTCAATTCTTCAGAAACCTCAAATGCTTTGATCTTAGCCACATTGCTCAATCTGTCCATCATCGCCGTGATACCACCTTGTTTCAAGGCTTCAGTGATCACTTCAACACCATATTGAACCAATTTAGAAGCGTAACCAGCATCAATTCCTTTTTCAATCATTTTATCAAATGAAAGGATAGAGCCTGTTTGCAATAATCCGCAAAGGATCGTTTGCTCGCCCATTAAATCTGATTTTACTTCAGCCACGAAAGATGATTTTAAAACACCTGCTTTGTGGCCACCTGTTCCAACGCAATAGGCTTTAGCCTGATCCAGACCTTTTCCTTCCGGATCGTTCTCAGGGTGAACCGCAATTAGAGTAGGTACACCGAAACCACGTACATATTCTGCTCTTACTTCACTACCCGGGCATTTAGGAGCCACCATGATTACCGTAATGTCTTTACGGACCTGCATGCCTTCTTCCACAATGTTGAAACCATGTGAGTAAGACAATGTAGCACCTTGTTTCATCAAAGGCATTACTGCAGTAACTACCGAAGTATGTTGTTTATCAGGAGTCAGGTTAATCAATACATCAGCTGTAGGGATTAACTCTTCATAAGTACCTACGGTAAAGTTATTCTCTGTCGCATTTTTCCAGGAATCTCTTTTACCTTCAATCGCTTCTTTACGCAAAGTATAAGAAACATCTAAACCGCTATCTCTTAAATTTAAACCTTGGTTCAATCCTTGTGCGCCGCAACCGATGATTACCAGCTTTTTTCCTTTCAGGGCATTTACGCCGTCCAGGAATTCAGAGCTGTCCATGAAATCGCATACACCCAATTGGTTTAATTTTTCTCTAAGAGGTAGTGTGTTAAAATAGTTTGACATCGTTTTTAATGGTTATTTATAGGTTCTAATTTTTTGTTTAATATTTATTTACAGAAAGGCTTTCGGCCTTCAAATTACATACTGAATACGTTTTTCTCTTTATCAAGAAATTCGTTTTCAATTACTTCCTGTCCTGGCTCTCTGCGTTCAAACTCTCTGAGTTTACGGTTAAAGCCTTCACTGTCCTTGATGATCGCCACCCTTGCACTTCTGACAAATTCGATCAGTCCGTAAGGTTGTAATACTTCGATCAGCTTGTCCGTTTCTTCGCGGTGACCGGTCGTTTCAAACACGGTGTAATCTTTACGGATCACTACCGCTCTTGCGCCATTTTCACGCAACAAACGTTCTACCGATACCAGCTCCGCGATCGTGTCGGTAGGCACTTTATAAAGTGCCATTTCCTGCCAGATGATGTCTTCATTGGTGTTGAAATATACTTTCAATACCTCTACCTGTTTTTCAATCTGACGGGCCAGTTTGCGCACCACTTCTTCAGTTTCGTGAATCACGATGTTGAAACGGTGGATGTGCTCAATCTCCGAAGGAGAAGTATTTAAAGTATCTATATTGATTTTTCTTCTTGAAAAAATAATGGCAATACGGTTCAGTAATCCGATTTGATTTTCCGTGTATACCGTGATCGTAAATTCCTGTTTTTCGTTTATTTCTTGAGAACTGCTCATGATCTGCTAATTATTTAAGTCTGATTTCACTTACACTGCTTCCTTGCGGAACCATTGGGAATACATTGTGTTCTTTGGCTACCATAACCTCTAAGAGGAAGGAACCTTTATGGTTTAACATTTCTTCTAATGAGCTTACCAGATCTTCACGTTCAGAAACCTTTTTACCGGCGATATAATAAGAATCGGCAAGTTTGACGAAATCAGGACTGGTAATGTCTACGAAAGAGTAGCGTTTCTCATGGAACAATTGCTGCCATTGGCGAACCATACCCAGGAACCTGTTGTTCAGAATCATGATCTTCACATCGATTCCACTTTGCATGATCGTACCCAATTCCTGAAGCGTCATCTGGAAACCACCATCACCGATTACAGCAACTACGGTCCGGTCTGGCGCACCAAATTTAGCACCGATTGCTGCAGGTAAGCCGAAGCCCATGGTCCCTAAACCACCACTCGTAATGTTACTTCTCGTATGGTTAAACTTCGCATAACGACAAGCCACCATTTGATGCTGACCCACGTCAGTTACGATGATTGCTTCGCCTTTGGTCAGGATATTTAACTGGTTGATGACTTCACCCATGGTTAACTCTCCGCTTTGCGGGTTTAACTCGTTATGGATCACTGTTTCCAACTCTGTTTTATCATAAGCCCTGAACTCGGCCAACCATTCTTTATGTTCTTTCTGATCCACTAAAGCGGTCAAAAGAGGAAGGGTTTGCTTACAATCGCCCCATACCGGAACTTCTGCTTTTACGTTTTTATCGATCTCAGCTGGATCGATATCCAGGTGGATTACTTTTGCCTGTTTCGCATATTTATCTAAACGTCCCGTTACACGGTCGTCAAAGCGCATTCCTATGGCAATCAGTACATCACAAGCATTTGTTTGTACGTTTGGACCATAGTTGCCATGCATGCCTAACATACCCACATTTAACGGGTGATCTGTAGGAATTGCACCTGCACCCATAATTGTCCATGCCGCCGGAATGCCTGTTTTTTCTACAAAAGCTTTAAATTCCTGCTCTGCATTTCCTAAAGAAACACCCTGTCCGAAAAGGATGAAAGGTTTCTTTGCGGAATTGATCAGCGCAGCTGCTTGTTCGATATACTCTTTGCGGATGTTTGGTCTCGGGCGGTAACTGCGGACATGATCGCAAGGTACATAGCCTTCATAATCAAACATTTGCAATTGTGCATTTTTGGTAATGTCGATCAATACCGGGCCAGGTCTGCCGCTGCGGGCGATGTAAAAAGCTTTTGCCAATACACTCGGGATTTCCGTTGCATCAGTGATCTGGTAATTCCATTTCGTTACCGGAGTAGTAATGTTAATTACATCCGTTTCCTGGAAAGCATCTGTTCCTAAAAGGTGTGCATATACCTGTCCGGTGATGCAAACCATAGGCGTACTGTCGATCTGTGCATCTGCCAAACCGGTTACCAGGTTGGTTGCTCCCGGGCCACTCGTAGCGAATACGACGCCGACTTTGCCGGAAGTACGTGCATAACCTTGTCCGGCATGGGTGCCGCCTTGTTCATGACGTACTAAAATATGTTTTAACTTGTCTTTATAATCGTATATCGCATCATAAATAGGCATGATGGCACCACCAGGATAACCAAAAATGGTATCCGTGCCTTCAGCTATTAATCCTTCCAATAAAGCGACAGAACCAGAAACATTTACTGTTTTCTTTGGCTCTGTTAAGGTTGTTGCTTCCTCTTGTGCAGTGTTCATTGTTTTATTTTTAGGTATAGGGGTTTCGGTTAATTAGTGAGTGTAGGCATCGGTAACGCAGCCCTCACTGGCATCGCTTACCTGTTTCAGGTATTTATAAAGGACGCCGCCTTTGACGGGTGGTGGCAACTGTTTCCAAACCGCTTTACGTTTTTCCATTTCGGCTTCGGTAATATCCAGGTGTAAAGTGTTGTTTACCGCATCAATGATGATCGTATCGTTGTCGTGTACAAAAGCAATATTTCCACCGTCCCATGCTTCCGGAGTGATGTGTCCTACCACGAAACCATGTGTACCTCCGGAGAAACGTCCGTCTGTAATTAAGGCAACCGATTTTCCCAATCCTGCACCAATGATGGCCGAAGTTGGTTTTAGCATTTCCGGCATTCCCGGCGCGCCTTTAGGACCTACCTGTCTGATCACCACTACATCGCCTTTTTTCACCTTTCCACTCTGGATTCCGGCGATCAATGATTTTTCTCCTTCAAAAACCCTTGCCGGACCTTCAAATCTTTCTCCTTCTTTACCACTGATTTTGGCTACTGCACCTTTTTCGGCGATATTGCCGTATAACATTTGTAAGTGACCTGTCGCTTTTACCGGATTGGTTACCGGAAGGATTACTTTCTGTGCATCAAAATCCAGATCAGCAGCATCAGCTACGTTTTCAGCTAATGTTTTTCCGGTTACAGTTAAGCAGTCGCCATGAATTAAACCTACTTTCAACAGATATTTTAATACAGCTGGAACACCACCGATCTCATGAACATCTTCCATCAGGTATTGTCCGCTTGGTTTCAAATCTGCCAATACCGGAGTATTGTCGCTCACCGCCTGGAAATCGGCTAATTTTAAGGTTAATCCTACTGATTTCGCCATGGCAATTAAGTGCAACACTGCATTCGTAGAACCACCTAACACCATTACTGTTACAATCGCATTGTGGAATGCTTTTTCGGTCATGATGTCTGTAGGAAGGATGTTTCTTTCCAATAAAACACGGATGGCTTTACCTGCATCTAAACATTCTTTTCTTTTTTCCTCGCTCAATGCAGGATAAGAAGAGCTGTATGGCAAACTCATGCCCAATGCTTCGATTGCCGAGGCCATGGTATTTGCGGTATACATTCCACCACAGGCACCGGCTCCCGGACAAGTGTGGCGAATGATGCCCTGATAATCTTCTTCATTTAAGGTACCTGCCAGTTTCTCGCCAAGGGCTTCAAAAGCAGATACGATATTTAATGATTTTCCTTTATACTTTCCGGAGTGGATACTTCCACCATATACCATGATCGATGGGCGGTTTAAGCGACCCATTGCCATGATTGAACCCGGCATGTTTTTATCACAACCTGGCAAAGCAATTACGGCATCATAATATTGTCCACCACAAATGGTTTCAATAGAGTCTGCAATTACATCTCTGGAAACCAGTGAATAACGCATTCCATCTGTTCCGTTTGACATGCCATCGCTTACGCCGATGGTGCTGAAGGTTAAACCGACCATTCCGTTATCCCAGACCCCGTCTTTAACAATTTTTGCTAAATCATTGAGGTGCATGTTGCAGGTATTTCCATCGTATCCCATACTGGCAACACCGACCTGTGCTTTGTCCATATCTTCCTTGGTCAGACCAATTCCATATAGCATGGCTTGTGCTGCAGGCTGGGTTGGGTCCTGCGTGAATACTTTACTGTAGCGGTTTATTTCTGGTGATTGTGACATATTATATGATTACTTCGTAATTTTGCTTTTCTAAAACCAAACATTTATAAGTGCGTTGTATCGTGGCACCAACACTGTCGTTCCACCGGATCGGGAACTGATATTCGTCAACCGAAGCAATGCCTGCAATTTCTGTAGCTGTTCCACAGAAGAAAGCACTGTCTGCATGTTTCAAGTCTTTTACCGTCAGGTGTTTTTCCACCAGTTCGATGTCCAGTATGCGGCATAATTCTATGACTGTAGCACGGGTGATTCCAGCCAGGATATTGCCAAGAGGAGGGGTGTATAACCTTCCGTTTTTCTCAATAAAAATATTAGCTCCTGGTGCTTCTGCAATGTTGCTGTTCATGTCTAATAACAGGGCTTCATCAAATCCCTTCCGTTTAGCTTCGGTAGTGGCTAAGATAGAATTCACGTAGTTGCCGCTTACTTTAGCCTCTATAGGTGTCGATTTTGGATTCGGGCGCTCATAACTGGAAACGCAAACTTTTAATTGTTGATTTCCAAGGTAAGCTCCCCATTCCCAGGCACAGATCATGATGGAAACATCTGTTGCGGCAACCAATTGCATATTTGGTGCGGCATAGACCAAGGGGCGGATGTACGCGTCCTTTAAATTGTTTAATTCCAGTAATTTATAGGTTTGTTTGATCAGGTTATTGATGTCCCATGGAAAAGGCATATTTACCAGTTCGGCAGATTTTTTTAACCTTTCGAAATGTTCTCTGATCTTAAATATACGGGTTCCGTTATGGGTATGGTAAGCCCTGATCCCTTCAAATACAGCGTAGCCATAATGGAGCGATTGCCCGTAGATATCGGCAGTTGTGTTGGCGGCTTTCTGGAACTTGCCGTCTAAGTATAACACTGTATTTGAATTGTGGTATTTCATTTTGGTTGTAGATTGATGTTTTGTTCTTTTTATTGGTTCATTAAAAAAGCGCCACTTGTGGGGGGCGCTTGCGTATATTTTTTTATTAAATATTCATTTACAGCGCCTTATCCCTCTGAATAATCAGCAGAAGAATCACATTAATAATGACAATAATTAAGGCGGTGCTAATAAGGTTCATTTTGTTATTTATTTGTTGTTGCTTTGTAAATCCAATTTAGGCTTTGGC comes from the Pedobacter sp. FW305-3-2-15-E-R2A2 genome and includes:
- a CDS encoding branched-chain amino acid transaminase; the protein is MKYHNSNTVLYLDGKFQKAANTTADIYGQSLHYGYAVFEGIRAYHTHNGTRIFKIREHFERLKKSAELVNMPFPWDINNLIKQTYKLLELNNLKDAYIRPLVYAAPNMQLVAATDVSIMICAWEWGAYLGNQQLKVCVSSYERPNPKSTPIEAKVSGNYVNSILATTEAKRKGFDEALLLDMNSNIAEAPGANIFIEKNGRLYTPPLGNILAGITRATVIELCRILDIELVEKHLTVKDLKHADSAFFCGTATEIAGIASVDEYQFPIRWNDSVGATIQRTYKCLVLEKQNYEVII
- the ilvD gene encoding dihydroxy-acid dehydratase, translating into MSQSPEINRYSKVFTQDPTQPAAQAMLYGIGLTKEDMDKAQVGVASMGYDGNTCNMHLNDLAKIVKDGVWDNGMVGLTFSTIGVSDGMSNGTDGMRYSLVSRDVIADSIETICGGQYYDAVIALPGCDKNMPGSIMAMGRLNRPSIMVYGGSIHSGKYKGKSLNIVSAFEALGEKLAGTLNEEDYQGIIRHTCPGAGACGGMYTANTMASAIEALGMSLPYSSSYPALSEEKRKECLDAGKAIRVLLERNILPTDIMTEKAFHNAIVTVMVLGGSTNAVLHLIAMAKSVGLTLKLADFQAVSDNTPVLADLKPSGQYLMEDVHEIGGVPAVLKYLLKVGLIHGDCLTVTGKTLAENVADAADLDFDAQKVILPVTNPVKATGHLQMLYGNIAEKGAVAKISGKEGERFEGPARVFEGEKSLIAGIQSGKVKKGDVVVIRQVGPKGAPGMPEMLKPTSAIIGAGLGKSVALITDGRFSGGTHGFVVGHITPEAWDGGNIAFVHDNDTIIIDAVNNTLHLDITEAEMEKRKAVWKQLPPPVKGGVLYKYLKQVSDASEGCVTDAYTH
- the ilvB gene encoding biosynthetic-type acetolactate synthase large subunit, with product MNTAQEEATTLTEPKKTVNVSGSVALLEGLIAEGTDTIFGYPGGAIMPIYDAIYDYKDKLKHILVRHEQGGTHAGQGYARTSGKVGVVFATSGPGATNLVTGLADAQIDSTPMVCITGQVYAHLLGTDAFQETDVINITTPVTKWNYQITDATEIPSVLAKAFYIARSGRPGPVLIDITKNAQLQMFDYEGYVPCDHVRSYRPRPNIRKEYIEQAAALINSAKKPFILFGQGVSLGNAEQEFKAFVEKTGIPAAWTIMGAGAIPTDHPLNVGMLGMHGNYGPNVQTNACDVLIAIGMRFDDRVTGRLDKYAKQAKVIHLDIDPAEIDKNVKAEVPVWGDCKQTLPLLTALVDQKEHKEWLAEFRAYDKTELETVIHNELNPQSGELTMGEVINQLNILTKGEAIIVTDVGQHQMVACRYAKFNHTRSNITSGGLGTMGFGLPAAIGAKFGAPDRTVVAVIGDGGFQMTLQELGTIMQSGIDVKIMILNNRFLGMVRQWQQLFHEKRYSFVDITSPDFVKLADSYYIAGKKVSEREDLVSSLEEMLNHKGSFLLEVMVAKEHNVFPMVPQGSSVSEIRLK
- the ilvC gene encoding ketol-acid reductoisomerase gives rise to the protein MSNYFNTLPLREKLNQLGVCDFMDSSEFLDGVNALKGKKLVIIGCGAQGLNQGLNLRDSGLDVSYTLRKEAIEGKRDSWKNATENNFTVGTYEELIPTADVLINLTPDKQHTSVVTAVMPLMKQGATLSYSHGFNIVEEGMQVRKDITVIMVAPKCPGSEVRAEYVRGFGVPTLIAVHPENDPEGKGLDQAKAYCVGTGGHKAGVLKSSFVAEVKSDLMGEQTILCGLLQTGSILSFDKMIEKGIDAGYASKLVQYGVEVITEALKQGGITAMMDRLSNVAKIKAFEVSEELKTIMRPLFQKHQDDIMSGEFSRVMMEDWAAGDKNLLAWRAATGETAFEKTPAGNVKIGEQEYFDNALLMVAFVRAGVELAFETMVEAGIKPESAYYESLHETPLIANTIARKKLFEMNRVISDTAEYGCYLFDHACKPLLADFMTKVDTDLIGKNFNEGKDGAVDNRTLISVNEVIRSHQVEVVGAELRKAMTAMKSIKTA
- the ilvN gene encoding acetolactate synthase small subunit is translated as MSSSQEINEKQEFTITVYTENQIGLLNRIAIIFSRRKINIDTLNTSPSEIEHIHRFNIVIHETEEVVRKLARQIEKQVEVLKVYFNTNEDIIWQEMALYKVPTDTIAELVSVERLLRENGARAVVIRKDYTVFETTGHREETDKLIEVLQPYGLIEFVRSARVAIIKDSEGFNRKLREFERREPGQEVIENEFLDKEKNVFSM